AAGGCACACAGGCGCGCTGTGACGGCGGTCACAGAATGGATGTGACGGGAATCGTCTTGATTACCGGCAGCGGAAAACGAACCTACCACGGAGACACAGAGACACCGAGAAAATTGGGAGGGAGAGAACGAATCGCCGTCGGGATCGCCGTCATTCGAAATAGGAAACCTTACCACTGATTGACACTGATCACACTGATCGGTCCAAGAAATTTAGATACGCAGCAAATGAGAACACGGAGGAATTAGTCGATCGGTGGATTAACTATTTCACTGCGCTTATGAGGAACGCTTCACCGTTACAGTCTCACCGGCCAAAGACGATCCGGCTTCCAGCGCCAGGAAACGCACGCGTCCGCTGGCGACGGCACGGCCTTCGGAGTCAGTAACGGTGGCTTCCCAGACCTGCGTGCGGCGGCCACGCATTAAAGGTCGAGCGGTGGCGCGGAGCTTCCCTTCCCGTACGGCATTCAGGAACGACGTATTATTTTCCAGGCCAACCACGGACTGACTGCGTGGCAATGCAGCGAGCGCCGCGCCGACGGAAGCAACTGTTTCAATCAGTCCGGAATACACGCCGCCGTGGACGATCCCATATGCCTGATGATGGTCGGCGGTAATCTCCAATTCAGCGACAACCTCATCGCCCGTGGCGCGGACGAAATGAATGCCCATGGCCCGGTTCCATCCGCTTACGGAAGGGTTGAGAGCGGCGGCAAAATTTCCGTCAGGCGTGGCGGTGAGGCCCGGTCGAGTAGTCATAGCGGGCAATTCTAATGCAAAACATACGACGGATTAATACGGATAATCGCGGACCAAGACACGGCTCATGGTTGTGGCGCGTCAATAGTCAACGGTTGGTGGCCGTGGTCTGTTTTTGCGCAGTTTGGCCTGGGCCGAGCGGCGATGCGCGCACGATGTATCGTTGCGGAGAGCGCGCACCGCGTCCAAAGGGATAACAGGTGATCAACGTCAGCGCATCGTCTGCGGTCGGCGCAAGCAAAGCAGTGTCCTGGGGCTCGACTATGCTGATCATGTTCACGGTATAGGTCCGCTCTTGCAATCCGCCGCGATGAGCCGCGAACCATTGAATTTGAATCGTGTCACCTTGAGCGATATTTTCCAGTGGCTTGAACCAACTTGTGCGATGCCCGGCGAGAACAAGATTTCCCGGCTCTCCGACTTCAGTCCCATTCAACAGATGTGCGGGACCAAAGGCCAGAGTCCGAGGCGACGCTCCTTCAAGAACGATTTCGTCATAATCCAGTCGGGGAATGCGAATACGCGCGACGGGATGCGTATCCGCCCAGGGCCACGGTGCCTGCGGTTTACCTGACTGCACGCTGTGTTCCCAGGCACGGCGGACCAGGATGCCTGCCAGTTCGGCCTTGGCGTGCATGTACAAGGCACGACCGGAAAGGCAGGCACCCGTGATCAGGAGCAGCGCGCAGATGACGCGTAGGGCTTTCACAGAAGCGCTCCATCTTTGGATTTGTACGCAAGGGATTTCTGCATAGATGCGGCTTGCGCAAACCGTCTTTGCGTAAAGAGGAGCAAAAGTCCAAAGAGAAGAAGCGCGATGCCAAGAGATTCAAGAAAAGCGTCAGCGGTGCCGGTGGCGGGCGCACCAAAGACTTTTTCCATCTGCCAGCCTGCCGGCAATTCTGAAGGGACAGGGGCCGTAGCAGACTGTCCGCTGGCGTTGACCACAACTTCTTCAACCGCGACCAGCGAAGTGAAACGTGTGACCAGGTGATAGCGTATGGCGTGCGCAATCACGTCTTCGCGAATTTGGGCCTGTGCGGCTGGGTCGGCCTGACGCCAACGATCCATTAGATCTTCTACGCGCTGGCGCGCCCAAAGCGTCGTGATGCCGGGATGGAAACTGGCCTGTCCGGCATCGAAAGGAATCGTGGCTTCATAGGGCTCATCGCCCGCGCGCGCCGTGAGATGGACAACACCGGTACGACCGCGCGTTATGTGCCCGTAGACGAGCAGAGGCTGCGCCGCAAACAGATCTGGTAGATGCTCAGGATAAATGTCTGCTACGTCGACGCCGTCAAACGAAAGCTTCACATCTGTGAGCACGGGATTCTCAATGCTTTCGAAAAGATGCGCCATCTGGCTGCGGATTTCATTGTTGTCAGCAATGTGAGTGAATGTTCCGCGCCCGAATTGCGCCATCTTGGTGGCAAGAAAGAGATTGGGCTCGCTGCCAATGGCAATGGTATACAAACGGGCGTTCCCCAGATCACGATGAAGCGCAGCGAAGATTTCTTCTTCGTTGCCAAGGTCGCCATCAGTAAGAAGAATGATGTGGCGCAGATAGCCGGGAAGCTGCGGCTTGCGCATCAGGTGAAGCAGCGCAGGCAGCATCTCCGTGCCACCGCCAGCCTGCAGGCTCTGCACGTAATGACGTGCCGCAGCCAGGTTATCGGCTGTGGCGGGAAGCGGCTCCGCCGCAAATTCACCGTAACCGCTGCTGAAGGCCAAGATGCCAAAACGGTCGGTGGGCATGAGCGTGTCGAGCGCCTGAAGCAACGCGCCGCGCGCCTGCTCAATGGACGTGCCTTCCATGGAACCCGAGACGTCAATCATGTAAAGCATTTCCACTGGCATGCGCTGTTTGGGCGGCGCTGAGGGCGGAAAAGCCGCAAGCAGAAAATGGGCTTCACCCGTGTCGGCGGCAGGAGAGAGAAAGAGCGAGACTTTGGGCTGCTTGCTGTCTGCGTTTTGCACTTCGAGGATGAAATCCTTGTTGGGAATGGTGCTGCCGGTAGCCAGTACCACGCGTTGCCGTCCATTGGACAAACGACGCACATTGATCTGGTGCGAGACGGACTGGACGGTCGTAGAGTCAAAGCCGGGATCGAGATCGACGAAAACAGAGATGTCATGCCCGGGGCGGTTGTCAGGATTGCGAACAAACGGCGTGATGCGCGATGCATCGGGCACAGCGTTGGTGTCTAAAGACCAGCCCGTGCCGAGATGGCCGACAGCCTGAGTTCCGGGAATGTAACGCGGGCCCACGACCATGGGGAAAACCAGGCGCATCTTTCCGGCTTCCCAGCGCAAGGGCTGCACATAACGCATGCGCACATCAATGTGGTCGCCGGGCATAATGTTGGCCACTGAAGCGGTAAAGATATTAGGACGCTCCTGCTCCAGCAGGGCGGCACGCTTGCCTTCAGACTTGGCCTGCGTGTAGACACGTTTGGCTTCTTCACGCTCACGCACCACGCTCTTGATCACTCGCTTGCCGATGCGGATCTCCATGTCATAAACAGCTGCGTCATGTGGCAGCGGGAAGACGTAAATGGCCTCAATGGGCGTGGCGCTGGCGTTGGCGTATTGCTGCGTGACGGTGGCGGAAGCCACGAGACCGCGCACGTCGATAGTGGCGTCAGTATGAAGTAGCGGGATGGATTCGTATTGTCCGGTAGCGCCGGAGCGGTAGAGAAGCGAACCTTCTCCGACTTGCGATGGGCTGCTGAGCTCAGACGCCTGAGGCTGTCGGGCTTCAGATTGTTGAGCGAAGCATGGGCCGGTGAGAATGGTGAGTATGACAAGAAGCGCGATGCGCTTCCAGATTTGTTTTGTGAACCAATTGCAGGCGATGCGTTCCATGGTTCCCTCCCGGGCACTCCAGAGTGCAATTTGTCTTTTCTTACGACGAGCTCTGGGAATGCAAGAGCGAGGCCATGCAGACGTGGAAGCGTCCGGTTTGCCGATTCAGTGAGTTAGCGTGAATCAGGTGGGAAGGTAACCTGAAGACCTGTGGGTCGTGTCCCACGCTGTGGCAGGGTAAACACACATAGGAAAGGTCGCCCGTGAAGATCGGCTTAAGCACCACGGTAGGGCGGAGCCCAACTAGGGATAATTTAGAGCTGACTTAAGGTCGCCAGAAGCTTTGGAGCCGTGATAACGTCTAGTCGCTGGAGAAGGAGATTTTTGCATGCGATACGCCGTTGTGCTGTTGCTGGCTTGCACGGTCATGCCGGCATTGAGCCAGGACAAGCCGGAAGGGCCACAAGACGCCAAGGCACAGAAAACTTATAACGAAGGCCTTGACGCCCTGAAGCGGCACCAGGAAATGGATGCGCTGGATAAATTCAAGAAGGCCGACAAGCAGGATGGCGGACATTGCCTGACGTGCCAAAAGAAAATGCTGAAGTACGGCAGCGAACTGGGCGATTGGAAAACCGCTGAACTTGCCGGCGAGGAGATGGTGGCGCAGGCGCAGGGCGAGGACCTGGCGCTGGCCCACTATCAACTTGGCGTGGTGCTGCTAAGTGAAGGATTAAACCGGCACAAGGAAGACTTATTCAGCCGGGCACATGATGAGATGACCAAGGCCCTGGCAGCACATGCGAATTTTCCGAGCGCAGTCTATGCCGACGGACGCGCCCTGGCACACATGAAGAAGGACGACGAAGCGAAAGCACGGTTTGAGCAGTTCGTAAAGATGAGGCCGGAGGACGATCCCGACCGCCAACGCGCTTTGCGTTATATCAGCCAGCCGGAGCTGGCGAGGGCCAGAATGGCGCCGCCATTCATGGTCACCACGCTCAATGGCCAGCGCGTTTCCATGGACGCACTGAAAGGGAAAGTGGTATTGCTGGATTTCTGGGCAACGTGGTGCGGGCCTTGCCGCGAGGCGCTGCCGCACATGCAGAAGATCGCGAAAAAATTTGAGGGTGAGCCGCTGGTAGTGCTGAGCGTAAGCCTCGACGAGAATGAGCAGAAGTGGAAAGACTTCATCGCAAAAAACGGGATGACGTGGCCACAATATCTTGATGGCGGCTTTACCGGACCACTGTCGAGGATGTTCGCCGTCAACGCGATCCCGCATACTTTTACCATTGACGCGGATGGCGTGCTCCAGGATGAGCAGATTGGAGACTCGTCCGTTGAAGGCAAATTGAAAAAGCTGATTAGCCGCGCAAAAGAGCTGCAAGCCACGGAAAAGCCAGGGCAGTAATGCAGTTAAGCCCTTTTTTTTGCTGACTGATGCCTAGAGCGAGAATGATTTGCGCACGCTGAATGTTACAGCAAATAGCAGACGCCAAAAGACTGGTCGCCACATTCAGTGCAGCGGCCGGCGGGCTGCTGCGGCGTTATCACCATGGGATATTCGCACGCGCTGCACATTTCCCAAGGCGAAATCTGCTGCGCGGTAAAACCGTATCGCTCGCGCAGAACTCTTTCGGTTTCCGCGACGATCTGCTGGCATTCCGCCGCGCTCAGGAGTTTGTGGTTCAACGCCCAGACTTTGCGATCGGCATAGTCGGGAAACTTTGGCGCTTCTCCCCATCGCCATGAAGGATCGGCGGCGGTACGGCTGCGGCCCAGCAGATGCATGTGGACGCGGCGATGTTCAGGAGCATTCTTCATACCGTGAGAACCAGGGCCGTGCGGCTCGGCGGCGAAATTCAAAGCCCAGTTGCCGGCTTCCCAGTAATTGATGCAGCCGAGATGAAGCTGCGGCAACGTGCGCAGCATGGCCTGTCCGGCGGCCGCAACCAGAAACGACCAGTGCGTAAGTTCGGCGGGCGTGAGTTCTGATCGCTCCCAGACGTCACGCGGCGGGGTTACCAGCAGATTGCCGCCATCTTCACGGCCCACCAGAGCTGCTCCTTTATCGGGCAGCGCCAGATGTCCCCCGACGCAGGTAAAAAGTGTCCGTCCCAAACAGGTGCTCCTTCTATTCCAGAGTAGCAGGCGCGAGCTAAAGCCGCAGCTCTGGCGTGCAGCTCTGCAATTCCAGCTCTGCCGCGCGAGAGAGGCGCAACTCGCAGTTCAGAGAGAGCATCCATTTCTAAGAAGCTACAGGAAGGCTCACCATGATGAAACGGATATTACTCGCCACGCTATTTGCAGGCCTGACCGCATTCAGCGCCAATGCACAACAGAATCTGCCTTCGGGCACCGAAATCAAAGTAAGAACAGACACAGCCATCCCCGCGAAACCAGCGGCTGACTCACGCTATGCCGCGAGCGTGAGTGAGGACGTAAAAGACGCGTCTGGCAACGTGCTGATCCCTCGCGGATCGCGCGCTCGCCTGGTCGCCGTCCCGTCCAACGATGGCAAAGACACAAACCTTGATCTGCGCTCCGTGACCGTGAACGGCACGCCATACCTGATTGACGCAACCGGGTCTGGCAGCAGCGGCGCTCCCGGCGGCCTGGGCGCGAACAAGCGCACCGGAATGTACGTGGGCGGCGGCGCGGCAGTCGGCGCATTGCTGGGCGCACTGATGGGCGGCGGTAAAGGCGCAGCTATCGGCGCAGTGCTCGGCGGCGGCGCGGGCGCGGGAACCCAGGTCCTGACGGGCAAGAAACAGGACCTACCGGCGGAAACCCAGCTCACCTATAAGCTGGCCACCAATGCTGAACTGCGTCCTCTGAGAAATAATTCACAGGGCACATCGAACCCACAAAAGTAGAAGATCGGCAAAGTCGATCAAAAAGACCCGGCACGCAAGAGCGCCGGGTTTTTCTTTTGGCGAAAGCTGCATCGCCGTGATGGGAACAACTGCTCCTACCTTATCACCGCGGACGCAATGAAATCGTGCATCCAGTCCTGCTGGTAGCCCTTCTGGCGCAGATGCGTCGATAGCTGGGCCCAGTGGCGGACGCCATGCAGGAGCGCATGAATAAAAATTTTGCGCCGACTGGCGGTGAGTTCCCCGGCCGAGCGCGTGGGAAACGTGAGCGTGCCGTCCCAGTCAGCATCATTGGCAGCGATGGCGAAGCTGCGCAGGTCTTCCAGGCTCTTGCGCGACAGCGCGAATAGCTCTTCGCCGCTTTTACCCTCGAGCGTGGCATAGTCGGTGATGGGCATGTTGAGCAGCCGCTCGGCGTAGCGCATCTGCACGGCCACAATGTGAAGCACCAACTCGCGGACCGTTTTTGTCCCGGCGATGTCGCACGGCACATCGAGCGCGTCCGGATGTTGCTTGAAGAAGTCGCGCCAGTGATTGCTTTCTTCCGCGCTGTAATCCAGCAGCTCGCCAAAGCTCAATCCACGCATGGAAGCACCTCAGAGGGAAATATAACAAACGAAAATCCTTAACCACAAAGGTCACGAAACACAAAGCAGACAGAGGGGAGATCGCCGTAATCGCCGAGATCGCGCGTCATCGCCCGTGATCGGAAAAGCAAAAATGTTTTACCGCAAAGGGCGCAGAGGACGCAAAGATAGGAAAGAAAAATCACCACTGAAGATCGACCTAATTCGCCGTGATCGGGTGATCGCCGTGTCGGAAAAGCAAAACCACTTTACTGCGGATTGGCGCGGATGAGCGCGGATCGGAAAGGATTGGGACATCGCCCGGAACCGGAAAAACAAAAACCAATCTTCCCTTTGCGGACTTTGCGTCCTTTGCGGTTAAAGCTTTTGCTTTTCAATTTCACTTTTTGGCAATTTCGGCGATTTTGGCAATCTGTCCTTTGTGTTCCTCTGTGTCCTTATGTGGTAGAGGGTTTTGCAGTCATTTCAGCTGCTCAATCTGCCCCAGCGCCGTCTCATCGATCCTCTTAAT
The sequence above is a segment of the Terriglobia bacterium genome. Coding sequences within it:
- a CDS encoding marine proteobacterial sortase target protein, which encodes MERIACNWFTKQIWKRIALLVILTILTGPCFAQQSEARQPQASELSSPSQVGEGSLLYRSGATGQYESIPLLHTDATIDVRGLVASATVTQQYANASATPIEAIYVFPLPHDAAVYDMEIRIGKRVIKSVVREREEAKRVYTQAKSEGKRAALLEQERPNIFTASVANIMPGDHIDVRMRYVQPLRWEAGKMRLVFPMVVGPRYIPGTQAVGHLGTGWSLDTNAVPDASRITPFVRNPDNRPGHDISVFVDLDPGFDSTTVQSVSHQINVRRLSNGRQRVVLATGSTIPNKDFILEVQNADSKQPKVSLFLSPAADTGEAHFLLAAFPPSAPPKQRMPVEMLYMIDVSGSMEGTSIEQARGALLQALDTLMPTDRFGILAFSSGYGEFAAEPLPATADNLAAARHYVQSLQAGGGTEMLPALLHLMRKPQLPGYLRHIILLTDGDLGNEEEIFAALHRDLGNARLYTIAIGSEPNLFLATKMAQFGRGTFTHIADNNEIRSQMAHLFESIENPVLTDVKLSFDGVDVADIYPEHLPDLFAAQPLLVYGHITRGRTGVVHLTARAGDEPYEATIPFDAGQASFHPGITTLWARQRVEDLMDRWRQADPAAQAQIREDVIAHAIRYHLVTRFTSLVAVEEVVVNASGQSATAPVPSELPAGWQMEKVFGAPATGTADAFLESLGIALLLFGLLLLFTQRRFAQAASMQKSLAYKSKDGALL
- a CDS encoding class GN sortase, whose translation is MKALRVICALLLITGACLSGRALYMHAKAELAGILVRRAWEHSVQSGKPQAPWPWADTHPVARIRIPRLDYDEIVLEGASPRTLAFGPAHLLNGTEVGEPGNLVLAGHRTSWFKPLENIAQGDTIQIQWFAAHRGGLQERTYTVNMISIVEPQDTALLAPTADDALTLITCYPFGRGARSPQRYIVRASPLGPGQTAQKQTTATNR
- a CDS encoding TlpA family protein disulfide reductase, which codes for MRYAVVLLLACTVMPALSQDKPEGPQDAKAQKTYNEGLDALKRHQEMDALDKFKKADKQDGGHCLTCQKKMLKYGSELGDWKTAELAGEEMVAQAQGEDLALAHYQLGVVLLSEGLNRHKEDLFSRAHDEMTKALAAHANFPSAVYADGRALAHMKKDDEAKARFEQFVKMRPEDDPDRQRALRYISQPELARARMAPPFMVTTLNGQRVSMDALKGKVVLLDFWATWCGPCREALPHMQKIAKKFEGEPLVVLSVSLDENEQKWKDFIAKNGMTWPQYLDGGFTGPLSRMFAVNAIPHTFTIDADGVLQDEQIGDSSVEGKLKKLISRAKELQATEKPGQ
- a CDS encoding DinB family protein, with translation MRGLSFGELLDYSAEESNHWRDFFKQHPDALDVPCDIAGTKTVRELVLHIVAVQMRYAERLLNMPITDYATLEGKSGEELFALSRKSLEDLRSFAIAANDADWDGTLTFPTRSAGELTASRRKIFIHALLHGVRHWAQLSTHLRQKGYQQDWMHDFIASAVIR
- a CDS encoding PaaI family thioesterase, with translation MTTRPGLTATPDGNFAAALNPSVSGWNRAMGIHFVRATGDEVVAELEITADHHQAYGIVHGGVYSGLIETVASVGAALAALPRSQSVVGLENNTSFLNAVREGKLRATARPLMRGRRTQVWEATVTDSEGRAVASGRVRFLALEAGSSLAGETVTVKRSS